A single window of Coturnix japonica isolate 7356 chromosome 17, Coturnix japonica 2.1, whole genome shotgun sequence DNA harbors:
- the ARRDC1 gene encoding arrestin domain-containing protein 1 isoform X1, producing MGKVQLFEIRLGESRVIYSPGEPLAGTVTVRLSGSLQYRAIKVSCVGFCGVSNKINDTAWTVEEQYFNTTLSLADKGVLSAGEHNFSFQFLLPASAPTSFEGPFGKVLHQVKAVIDTPRFSKDYKCSKIFYVLCPLNLNDILDIEQPNTMSVTKKFNYKLVKSGNVVLTATSDLKGYIVGQVIQLRTDIENKSGRDTGAVVASLLQKVAYKSKRWIYDLRTIAEVEGSGVKAWKHAEWKEQILVPALPQSILQGCSLIHIDYYIQVSLKSPEVSVTLPIYIGNIAVNRVPLSPSRSVQHLPSAVVPSAPPEEEEAAGGYHPMDNVLIPTKSHSQQQPFSYAPGLSFQEADSEQTGSPNHPTLCLSTGATIPYYAEGNVVPVPTASSLILPPEYSTWGYPYEAPPSYEQSCSSANSSISNGN from the exons CCATCAAGGTGAGCTGTGTTGGATTCTGTGGGGTGTCAAACAAGATCAATGACACTGCCTGGACCGTGGAGGAGCAGTACTTCAACACCACGCTGTCTCTGGCAGACAAAG GAGTCCTTTCAGCTGGGGAGCACAACTTTTCCTTCCAGTTCCTGCTGCCAG CCTCTGCTCCGACATCATTTGAAGGTCCTTTTGGCAAGGTCCTCCATCAAGTGAAAGCTGTGATAGACACACCTCGCTTCTCCAAGGACTACAAGTGCAGCAAGATCTTTTATGTTCTCTGCCCTCTCAATTTGAATGACATCCTTGATATTGAG CAGCCCAACACGATGTCAGTTACCAAGAAGTTCAACTACAAGCTCGTGAAAAGTGGCAACGTTGTCCTGACAGCCACCTCGGATCTGAAAGGGTACATAGTGGGGCAAGTGATCCAGCTCCGCACAGACATAGAGAACAAATCAGGCCGGGACACCGGGGCTGTGGTAGCCAGCCTGCTCCAG AAAGTGGCTTACAAATCCAAGCGTTGGATTTACGACCTGAGGACCATCGCGGAGGTGGAAGGTTCAGGAGTGAAAGCCTGGAAACATGCAGAATGGAAGGAGCAGATCCTTGTTCCAGCACTGCCCCAGTCCATTCTGCAGGGCTGTAGCCTCATACATATCGATTACTATATCCAG gtTTCCCTCAAGTCACCAGAGGTTTCAGTCACCCTTCCCATTTACATTGGCAACATTGCAGTGAACAGGGTCCCCCTGAGCCCTTCCCGGTCTGTCCAGCACCTTCCATCCGCAGTGGTACCCAGTGCCCCCCcggaggaagaggaggctgctGGCGGTTATCACCCGATGGACAATGTCTTGATCCCCACCAAAAGccattcccagcagcagccttttAGCTACGCCCCAGGACTGAGCTTCCAGGAAGCGGACTCGGAGCAGACAGGCTCCCCAAATCACCCCACCCTCTGCCTCTCGACAGGAGCCACCATCCCTTACTACGCCGAGGGAAACGTGGTGCCCGTGCCCACTGCTAGCTCGCTCATTTTGCCTCCAGAATACAGCACGTGGGGCTACCCATACG AGGCACCTCCATCCTAcgagcagagctgcagcagtgccaacTCCAGCATCAGCAATGGCAACTAA
- the ARRDC1 gene encoding arrestin domain-containing protein 1 isoform X2, with product MGKVQLFEIRLGESRVIYSPGEPLAGTVTVRLSGSLQYRAIKVSCVGFCGVSNKINDTAWTVEEQYFNTTLSLADKGVLSAGEHNFSFQFLLPASAPTSFEGPFGKVLHQVKAVIDTPRFSKDYKCSKIFYVLCPLNLNDILDIEPNTMSVTKKFNYKLVKSGNVVLTATSDLKGYIVGQVIQLRTDIENKSGRDTGAVVASLLQKVAYKSKRWIYDLRTIAEVEGSGVKAWKHAEWKEQILVPALPQSILQGCSLIHIDYYIQVSLKSPEVSVTLPIYIGNIAVNRVPLSPSRSVQHLPSAVVPSAPPEEEEAAGGYHPMDNVLIPTKSHSQQQPFSYAPGLSFQEADSEQTGSPNHPTLCLSTGATIPYYAEGNVVPVPTASSLILPPEYSTWGYPYEAPPSYEQSCSSANSSISNGN from the exons CCATCAAGGTGAGCTGTGTTGGATTCTGTGGGGTGTCAAACAAGATCAATGACACTGCCTGGACCGTGGAGGAGCAGTACTTCAACACCACGCTGTCTCTGGCAGACAAAG GAGTCCTTTCAGCTGGGGAGCACAACTTTTCCTTCCAGTTCCTGCTGCCAG CCTCTGCTCCGACATCATTTGAAGGTCCTTTTGGCAAGGTCCTCCATCAAGTGAAAGCTGTGATAGACACACCTCGCTTCTCCAAGGACTACAAGTGCAGCAAGATCTTTTATGTTCTCTGCCCTCTCAATTTGAATGACATCCTTGATATTGAG CCCAACACGATGTCAGTTACCAAGAAGTTCAACTACAAGCTCGTGAAAAGTGGCAACGTTGTCCTGACAGCCACCTCGGATCTGAAAGGGTACATAGTGGGGCAAGTGATCCAGCTCCGCACAGACATAGAGAACAAATCAGGCCGGGACACCGGGGCTGTGGTAGCCAGCCTGCTCCAG AAAGTGGCTTACAAATCCAAGCGTTGGATTTACGACCTGAGGACCATCGCGGAGGTGGAAGGTTCAGGAGTGAAAGCCTGGAAACATGCAGAATGGAAGGAGCAGATCCTTGTTCCAGCACTGCCCCAGTCCATTCTGCAGGGCTGTAGCCTCATACATATCGATTACTATATCCAG gtTTCCCTCAAGTCACCAGAGGTTTCAGTCACCCTTCCCATTTACATTGGCAACATTGCAGTGAACAGGGTCCCCCTGAGCCCTTCCCGGTCTGTCCAGCACCTTCCATCCGCAGTGGTACCCAGTGCCCCCCcggaggaagaggaggctgctGGCGGTTATCACCCGATGGACAATGTCTTGATCCCCACCAAAAGccattcccagcagcagccttttAGCTACGCCCCAGGACTGAGCTTCCAGGAAGCGGACTCGGAGCAGACAGGCTCCCCAAATCACCCCACCCTCTGCCTCTCGACAGGAGCCACCATCCCTTACTACGCCGAGGGAAACGTGGTGCCCGTGCCCACTGCTAGCTCGCTCATTTTGCCTCCAGAATACAGCACGTGGGGCTACCCATACG AGGCACCTCCATCCTAcgagcagagctgcagcagtgccaacTCCAGCATCAGCAATGGCAACTAA
- the ARRDC1 gene encoding arrestin domain-containing protein 1 isoform X3, whose product MSLIAVPHLLAIKVSCVGFCGVSNKINDTAWTVEEQYFNTTLSLADKGVLSAGEHNFSFQFLLPASAPTSFEGPFGKVLHQVKAVIDTPRFSKDYKCSKIFYVLCPLNLNDILDIEQPNTMSVTKKFNYKLVKSGNVVLTATSDLKGYIVGQVIQLRTDIENKSGRDTGAVVASLLQKVAYKSKRWIYDLRTIAEVEGSGVKAWKHAEWKEQILVPALPQSILQGCSLIHIDYYIQVSLKSPEVSVTLPIYIGNIAVNRVPLSPSRSVQHLPSAVVPSAPPEEEEAAGGYHPMDNVLIPTKSHSQQQPFSYAPGLSFQEADSEQTGSPNHPTLCLSTGATIPYYAEGNVVPVPTASSLILPPEYSTWGYPYEAPPSYEQSCSSANSSISNGN is encoded by the exons CCATCAAGGTGAGCTGTGTTGGATTCTGTGGGGTGTCAAACAAGATCAATGACACTGCCTGGACCGTGGAGGAGCAGTACTTCAACACCACGCTGTCTCTGGCAGACAAAG GAGTCCTTTCAGCTGGGGAGCACAACTTTTCCTTCCAGTTCCTGCTGCCAG CCTCTGCTCCGACATCATTTGAAGGTCCTTTTGGCAAGGTCCTCCATCAAGTGAAAGCTGTGATAGACACACCTCGCTTCTCCAAGGACTACAAGTGCAGCAAGATCTTTTATGTTCTCTGCCCTCTCAATTTGAATGACATCCTTGATATTGAG CAGCCCAACACGATGTCAGTTACCAAGAAGTTCAACTACAAGCTCGTGAAAAGTGGCAACGTTGTCCTGACAGCCACCTCGGATCTGAAAGGGTACATAGTGGGGCAAGTGATCCAGCTCCGCACAGACATAGAGAACAAATCAGGCCGGGACACCGGGGCTGTGGTAGCCAGCCTGCTCCAG AAAGTGGCTTACAAATCCAAGCGTTGGATTTACGACCTGAGGACCATCGCGGAGGTGGAAGGTTCAGGAGTGAAAGCCTGGAAACATGCAGAATGGAAGGAGCAGATCCTTGTTCCAGCACTGCCCCAGTCCATTCTGCAGGGCTGTAGCCTCATACATATCGATTACTATATCCAG gtTTCCCTCAAGTCACCAGAGGTTTCAGTCACCCTTCCCATTTACATTGGCAACATTGCAGTGAACAGGGTCCCCCTGAGCCCTTCCCGGTCTGTCCAGCACCTTCCATCCGCAGTGGTACCCAGTGCCCCCCcggaggaagaggaggctgctGGCGGTTATCACCCGATGGACAATGTCTTGATCCCCACCAAAAGccattcccagcagcagccttttAGCTACGCCCCAGGACTGAGCTTCCAGGAAGCGGACTCGGAGCAGACAGGCTCCCCAAATCACCCCACCCTCTGCCTCTCGACAGGAGCCACCATCCCTTACTACGCCGAGGGAAACGTGGTGCCCGTGCCCACTGCTAGCTCGCTCATTTTGCCTCCAGAATACAGCACGTGGGGCTACCCATACG AGGCACCTCCATCCTAcgagcagagctgcagcagtgccaacTCCAGCATCAGCAATGGCAACTAA